In one window of Opitutus sp. GAS368 DNA:
- a CDS encoding phospholipid carrier-dependent glycosyltransferase, with the protein MNRSSRDPTEDNFAAEAGSGRHQDLSSPTGPGRSFRVSQFNLHRLIVVSLALVSLILAGVWMTVISRTDPWYRNTDMNAHNMVDALSINSNVSPHGIDQPGLPLKYLLALDYRVRHYAGLLPVWNLKKFGASEDPLQEIPALIRVGRVHSRVLVFLVILSAAWLTGSVARNLESPCLTVILLCGSAGLLFHGLLTRPELLCVGFGNVLALACVWRATATPHQTRKYFWLFLSGLFVGLAALTKLPGMCYLAVCYGWCWLAALTPGTGVPPSVPRSGQTDFWWGLLPAASGASVLLLLLQVAKYHAELDPVVILRLRIAAVLVAVLPSLTLWTRRHRLWSFLLERSRELALLGAGALVALSISYLSLRTVMTESSAADYLAGVLHVLVNPRPLMHDLLASKPDVSREFLQFFKETPALFISATVAALAVCSLRSVPLRIKAFILLLLATGLGMTLLMSERYFTAQYSIFPQVPLLLVWSLSLSAFFAAWRREPLRSEDTHWALPVSFTAIFVLMLTGYFRLQPKYTMYQSDAGLPVNGLTLTFLFDHDVHTEAYLKIMKDHYRDRENFAKVLDQYLADPANRY; encoded by the coding sequence ATGAACCGATCGTCACGCGACCCGACCGAGGACAACTTTGCGGCGGAAGCAGGTTCCGGCCGCCATCAGGATTTATCCTCTCCGACCGGGCCGGGCAGGTCGTTCCGCGTTTCCCAATTTAACCTGCACCGTCTGATTGTTGTTTCACTGGCTCTGGTCTCCCTGATTCTCGCCGGGGTTTGGATGACCGTTATTTCCCGGACTGATCCGTGGTATCGCAACACGGATATGAACGCCCACAACATGGTCGACGCCCTGTCGATCAATTCGAATGTGTCGCCCCATGGCATCGACCAGCCCGGCCTGCCGTTGAAATACCTCCTGGCCCTCGACTACCGCGTCAGGCATTATGCCGGGCTGCTGCCGGTATGGAATCTCAAGAAGTTTGGCGCGAGCGAGGATCCCTTGCAGGAGATACCAGCCTTGATCCGCGTTGGCCGGGTCCACAGCCGCGTGCTGGTTTTCCTCGTCATCCTTTCCGCCGCGTGGCTGACCGGCTCGGTTGCCCGCAATCTCGAATCCCCCTGTCTGACCGTGATTTTATTGTGCGGGAGCGCCGGGCTGCTTTTCCACGGTCTGCTCACGCGGCCCGAACTTCTCTGTGTGGGATTTGGCAATGTGCTCGCGCTGGCCTGCGTGTGGCGGGCCACCGCCACACCCCATCAAACCAGGAAGTATTTCTGGCTTTTTCTGTCTGGATTGTTTGTTGGACTGGCCGCCCTGACCAAATTGCCCGGCATGTGCTACCTCGCTGTCTGTTACGGATGGTGCTGGCTGGCTGCCCTGACTCCCGGCACTGGTGTGCCGCCATCCGTTCCGCGCTCCGGCCAAACGGATTTTTGGTGGGGTCTGTTGCCCGCCGCCAGCGGAGCGTCCGTCCTCTTGCTGCTGCTCCAGGTTGCGAAATACCATGCGGAACTCGACCCGGTTGTGATTCTCCGGCTGCGAATCGCGGCCGTCCTTGTAGCTGTCCTGCCCTCGCTGACGCTTTGGACCCGTCGCCATCGTCTCTGGTCGTTTCTCCTCGAGCGAAGTCGCGAACTGGCCTTGCTGGGAGCCGGCGCGCTGGTGGCGCTTTCCATCAGCTATTTGTCGCTGCGGACGGTAATGACGGAATCGAGTGCCGCGGATTACCTCGCGGGCGTCCTGCACGTCCTGGTCAATCCCCGCCCTCTTATGCACGATTTACTGGCCAGCAAGCCGGACGTGTCCCGGGAATTCCTGCAGTTTTTCAAGGAAACTCCCGCCCTTTTCATCAGTGCCACGGTGGCGGCCCTCGCAGTATGTTCGTTGCGCTCGGTTCCACTGCGAATCAAGGCGTTCATTTTGCTCCTGCTGGCCACCGGACTGGGCATGACCTTGCTGATGAGTGAGCGGTATTTCACCGCCCAATATAGCATCTTTCCCCAAGTGCCGTTGTTATTGGTGTGGTCGCTCAGCCTTTCCGCGTTTTTTGCCGCATGGCGGCGGGAACCGCTCCGGTCGGAAGACACCCATTGGGCGCTCCCGGTTTCTTTCACCGCAATCTTTGTCCTGATGCTGACCGGTTATTTCCGCCTGCAACCCAAATACACCATGTATCAGAGTGATGCCGGCCTACCGGTGAACGGGCTCACGTTGACTTTCCTTTTTGATCATGATGTCCACACCGAGGCGTATTTAAAAATAATGAAGGACCATTACCGCGACCGGGAAAACTTCGCCAAGGTGCTTGACCAATACCTCGCCGACCCGGCCAACCGTTACTGA
- a CDS encoding class I SAM-dependent methyltransferase has translation MSFLHEPRLDGIAVGSPEFFQIQNELIATRPALRHCYDVWYRTLLDDPAVRDAPPDARFLELGSGGSRLKEFDPRIITSDVSPGIAEMVVDARELPFPDASLHAIFLTHVFHHIPDVSRFLREAQRVLVPGGVIGMIEVAATPFARFFFNHFHPEPFSPELDWNFAQSHSMMDSNQALSWIVFERDHARFQREHSGLMLEEKRWLPWLPYLLSGGVTRRDVLPRAIVPAIISTDRILRGLYPLFALHWFIRLRKAASH, from the coding sequence ATGAGTTTTCTCCACGAACCACGCCTTGACGGCATCGCCGTCGGATCCCCGGAGTTTTTCCAGATCCAAAACGAGCTGATCGCGACCCGGCCCGCGCTCCGGCATTGTTATGACGTGTGGTATCGCACCCTGCTGGATGATCCCGCGGTGCGGGATGCGCCGCCGGACGCCCGGTTCCTGGAACTCGGCAGCGGCGGCAGCCGGCTCAAGGAGTTCGATCCGCGCATCATCACTTCCGATGTGTCCCCCGGCATAGCGGAAATGGTGGTGGATGCGCGCGAACTCCCGTTTCCCGACGCCAGCCTGCACGCGATCTTCCTGACGCACGTGTTCCACCACATCCCCGACGTCAGCCGGTTCCTGCGCGAGGCCCAGCGCGTGCTCGTGCCCGGCGGGGTGATCGGCATGATCGAGGTCGCGGCGACGCCGTTCGCGCGGTTTTTCTTCAACCACTTTCACCCCGAGCCGTTTTCCCCGGAACTCGACTGGAACTTCGCCCAGAGCCACTCGATGATGGATTCAAACCAGGCGCTGAGCTGGATCGTCTTCGAGCGCGACCATGCTCGCTTCCAACGCGAGCATTCCGGCCTGATGCTCGAGGAAAAGCGCTGGCTCCCATGGCTGCCCTATCTCCTGAGCGGCGGTGTCACGCGCCGTGACGTGCTGCCCCGGGCCATCGTACCCGCCATCATAAGCACCGATCGGATCCTGCGCGGCCTCTATCCACTCTTTGCCCTGCATTGGTTTATTCGGTTGCGCAAAGCCGCCAGTCACTAG
- a CDS encoding NAD-dependent epimerase/dehydratase family protein produces the protein MKLRVAITGANGMLGAALARRLLAAGAGVQALARRAPNLAGAEWKTYDLAGPGTANLENIDVVVHAAFAQGAAGPALQELNRSAAQRLLAAARKQGAHFIFISSMSAHADAASSYGRAKWAIEQMLDPAGDTIVRPGLIVGPGGTYARMLAALRRAPVVPVFYGGTQPVQPAGLDDVVRGLERLATGRLAGVFNLGAPEPITVRELYARMLAATGLRRAIVPLPGDFTVALLRVGERLGLHLPVTVENLLGQKCLRAFDTSASFIRLGLTPAPLDDLNWSIPSPPP, from the coding sequence GTGAAACTGCGTGTCGCCATCACCGGAGCCAACGGGATGCTCGGCGCCGCCCTCGCCCGCCGCCTGCTCGCCGCAGGCGCGGGTGTGCAGGCGCTCGCCCGCCGCGCGCCGAACCTGGCGGGGGCGGAATGGAAGACCTACGACCTGGCCGGACCCGGGACCGCCAACTTGGAAAATATCGACGTCGTGGTGCACGCCGCCTTCGCCCAGGGCGCGGCCGGGCCGGCGCTCCAGGAACTGAATCGCTCCGCCGCGCAGCGGCTGCTCGCCGCCGCCCGGAAGCAGGGTGCGCATTTTATTTTCATTTCCTCCATGTCGGCGCACGCCGACGCCGCCTCCTCCTATGGCCGCGCCAAGTGGGCGATCGAACAAATGCTCGACCCGGCCGGGGACACGATCGTGCGGCCCGGCTTGATCGTCGGTCCCGGCGGCACCTACGCGCGGATGCTCGCCGCGCTGCGACGCGCGCCGGTCGTGCCGGTGTTCTACGGCGGCACGCAGCCCGTGCAACCCGCCGGCCTGGATGACGTGGTCCGGGGACTCGAGCGCCTCGCGACCGGACGCCTCGCCGGCGTTTTCAATCTCGGCGCGCCCGAGCCCATCACGGTCCGCGAACTCTATGCGCGGATGCTGGCCGCCACCGGCTTGCGCCGGGCCATTGTGCCGCTCCCGGGCGATTTCACCGTGGCGCTGCTGCGCGTGGGCGAACGCCTGGGCCTGCATCTGCCCGTGACGGTCGAGAATCTCCTTGGCCAGAAATGCCTGCGCGCCTTCGATACGTCCGCCTCGTTCATCCGGCTCGGCCTGACGCCCGCGCCGCTGGATGACCTGAACTGGAGCATCCCCTCGCCGCCTCCATGA
- a CDS encoding FAD-dependent monooxygenase translates to MTPDDVLLVGSGPAGAMAAAELVARGVRVTLVDYGDDDPAMRARVPDAPFSQLHAGDPAQRGYLLGDNLEGVPRTGVRVGAQLTPPRQFASRAAESLLPVHSPDFHPMQSLALGGLGAAWGTACFTYTAAECARIGLDPAALATQYARVVAEAGISGPPRADWWEEVSGHQPPLELDTNGASILAGYERHAADWQRRGFVLGRVPLAINSRPHGDRGANPYFDTDFYGDVRRSAYRPRYTVERLQREPNFRYERGCLALSFQEDADGVALTCARDGGRVTFRGRRLLLCAGAINSARLALASLPLEARVTTILSSAYVYYPTLNLRMLGRAAADRRHSMAQLTALFGDLAQPERTCSLQMYSYRSLLLFKLVKEIPLAPWAGLLVSRAIVDALAVFGVFFPDDAGPAKTMRLGASTTSAAPDLHIAYARPAAQQALQAGLEARLRRCFWRLGCVPLTRVDPGQAASIHYAGTIPQRNPVNPRFHSQPDGRLGDSRRVFVGDSSTWNWLPCKGPTFTAMAGARVVAGHVVASLGAGK, encoded by the coding sequence ATGACGCCCGATGATGTGTTGCTTGTCGGCTCCGGGCCGGCCGGGGCGATGGCTGCGGCCGAACTCGTGGCGCGGGGCGTGCGCGTCACGCTCGTGGACTATGGCGACGACGATCCCGCGATGCGCGCCCGCGTGCCCGACGCACCGTTCAGCCAGCTTCACGCCGGGGATCCGGCGCAGCGCGGTTACCTGCTCGGGGACAACCTCGAGGGCGTGCCGCGCACCGGTGTCCGCGTCGGCGCGCAGCTGACCCCGCCGCGCCAGTTCGCCAGCCGCGCCGCCGAAAGCCTGCTGCCTGTGCACAGCCCGGATTTTCATCCCATGCAATCGCTCGCGCTCGGTGGCCTCGGCGCAGCGTGGGGCACCGCGTGCTTCACCTATACCGCCGCGGAGTGCGCGCGCATCGGCCTCGATCCCGCCGCGCTTGCAACCCAGTATGCCCGCGTCGTCGCCGAGGCGGGCATCAGCGGACCGCCGCGCGCCGACTGGTGGGAGGAGGTGTCCGGCCACCAGCCGCCGCTCGAACTCGACACCAACGGCGCCAGCATCCTCGCCGGCTACGAACGCCATGCCGCAGACTGGCAACGCAGGGGCTTCGTGCTGGGCCGCGTGCCGCTGGCGATCAATTCCCGGCCGCACGGCGACCGCGGCGCCAATCCCTATTTCGATACGGACTTCTACGGCGACGTGCGGCGCTCCGCCTACCGGCCGCGCTACACGGTCGAACGGCTGCAACGGGAGCCGAATTTCCGCTACGAACGGGGATGCCTCGCGCTCAGTTTCCAGGAGGACGCCGACGGCGTCGCGCTCACTTGCGCGCGCGACGGCGGACGCGTGACCTTCCGCGGGCGGCGGTTGTTGCTCTGTGCGGGGGCGATCAACTCGGCGCGACTCGCCCTCGCATCGCTGCCGCTGGAGGCGCGCGTCACCACCATCCTGTCCAGCGCCTATGTCTACTACCCGACCCTGAACCTGCGCATGCTGGGCCGCGCAGCCGCCGACCGCCGCCACAGCATGGCGCAGCTCACGGCGCTCTTCGGCGACCTCGCGCAGCCGGAGCGCACCTGCAGCCTGCAGATGTATTCCTATCGCTCCCTGCTGCTCTTCAAGCTGGTCAAGGAAATCCCCCTTGCCCCGTGGGCCGGGCTGCTCGTGTCGCGCGCCATCGTGGACGCGCTTGCGGTCTTCGGAGTCTTTTTTCCCGACGACGCCGGCCCGGCCAAAACCATGCGGCTCGGCGCCAGCACCACCTCGGCCGCCCCCGATCTCCACATCGCCTATGCGCGTCCCGCCGCGCAACAGGCGCTCCAGGCCGGCCTCGAGGCCCGGCTGCGGCGTTGCTTCTGGCGGCTGGGTTGCGTGCCGCTCACGCGGGTGGATCCCGGCCAGGCCGCGAGCATCCACTATGCCGGCACCATCCCGCAGCGGAATCCGGTCAACCCGCGCTTCCATTCGCAGCCTGACGGCCGGCTCGGCGACAGCCGGCGCGTGTTTGTGGGCGATAGCTCCACTTGGAACTGGCTGCCCTGCAAAGGGCCGACCTTCACCGCCATGGCTGGCGCGCGGGTGGTCGCCGGCCACGTGGTGGCCAGCCTGGGGGCGGGCAAGTGA
- a CDS encoding glycosyltransferase family 2 protein, with protein MKTRPPTAVMEIAIILPAYNEAKTIGSTLRDFHRALPAALLCVVDNNSTDGTAEAARATAAALPSCRFLLLAEKRQGKAFAMRRAFTLIEADAYVMSDADSTYSASDLAPLLAPVLADEADMVVGDRHAQGHYRRENKRPLHNFGNSLVKALINRLFGVTLHDILSGYRVFSRTFVKSFPVLTAGFELETEITLHAVDKRFRIVELPISYQDRPAGNFSKLSTFRDGRKVLTALFSILRYNRPLLFFGGIAGVFAAFGLAIGSLPVVEYYHTGLILHIPSAILASGLMVCAVTTSAIALILDSVAHMQRHDSELRLIELEAARRRRP; from the coding sequence GTGAAAACCCGTCCCCCCACCGCTGTCATGGAAATCGCGATCATCCTCCCCGCCTACAATGAGGCCAAAACCATCGGCTCGACGCTGCGCGATTTCCACCGCGCCCTGCCGGCGGCGCTGCTGTGTGTCGTGGACAACAATTCCACCGACGGCACGGCCGAGGCGGCGCGGGCGACGGCCGCCGCCCTGCCGTCCTGCCGGTTCCTCCTGCTCGCGGAAAAACGCCAGGGCAAGGCCTTCGCCATGCGCCGCGCCTTCACCCTCATCGAGGCCGACGCGTATGTGATGAGCGACGCCGACTCGACCTACAGCGCCAGCGACCTCGCCCCGCTTCTCGCGCCGGTGCTGGCCGACGAAGCCGACATGGTCGTGGGCGACCGCCACGCCCAGGGCCATTATCGCCGCGAGAACAAGCGCCCCCTGCATAACTTCGGCAACAGCCTGGTGAAGGCGCTCATCAACCGGCTGTTTGGCGTGACGCTTCACGACATCCTTTCCGGCTACCGCGTGTTTTCCCGGACGTTTGTGAAGTCCTTCCCCGTCCTCACCGCCGGCTTCGAGCTGGAAACGGAGATCACGCTGCACGCCGTCGACAAACGCTTCCGCATCGTCGAGCTGCCGATTTCCTACCAGGACCGGCCGGCCGGGAATTTTTCCAAGCTCTCCACGTTCCGCGACGGACGGAAGGTGCTCACCGCGCTCTTTTCCATCCTGCGCTACAACCGCCCGCTCCTCTTCTTCGGCGGCATCGCGGGCGTCTTCGCCGCCTTCGGCCTCGCGATCGGCTCGCTGCCGGTGGTGGAGTATTACCACACCGGTTTGATCCTGCACATTCCCTCCGCCATCCTCGCCTCCGGCCTGATGGTCTGCGCGGTCACCACCTCGGCCATCGCCCTCATCCTCGACAGCGTCGCGCACATGCAGCGGCACGATTCCGAGCTCCGCCTTATCGAGTTGGAAGCGGCGCGGCGCCGCCGGCCCTGA